The nucleotide window AAGGTGCGATGATCTTTACATCACATGACCACCAATTCATTCAAACAATCGCAAACCGTGTCATCGAAATCCGTGAAGACGGTTCTATTTTAGACAAACCATTAACATATGATGAGTATCTAGAGTGGAAAGATGCACAAGGCTTAAACTAATAAACGAAAAAGAAGGAGGCAGTTATTCTGCCCTCCTTCTTTTTATTTGGAAACTTATTCTGTAATCGTATTTTTATAAATGTCGAGTAGTTCAAGCAATTGTTTTTTCTTTGTTTCATCCGCCTTTAATTGATCCAGTTTGTCTATATATTGTGTAATTGAATAACGGGAAAGGACCGGTAAATCAAATGTTTGCACAAGCAGATCAAAAAATATTTGCTGTTCATCCGACAAATAGACCGTAAGCGGGTAACGCTCAGTGAAAACATATTGCCCTTTAATATTCTTACCAATCTGTGGTGCATATTCCGGTATAGAAAAAGATAAATCAGGTTGTGGCTCCAGCGCATCAACAATTTCCTCATCATTCATCGACCACATTTTATCGAATTTATATTCCCATGTGAAGTTTGCAGCCATTCGGTAACGCGCTTCGATCCAACCTTTATTATAGCGCCGATTTGTATCAAGACCGATATTTTGTTCATTCATTTGCTCTAAAAGCAGTTGATATTCTTCCTTTACTAACAAATAATCATCGATATACGTAGATAATGGAATCTCAAAATTCTTCAGTACATCATCCATATATTTTTTAAAATAAGGATTTTCCATTTGCTCTGCTAATGACTTTTCAATCTGTTTACGCGCATTGATACGAGCCGCTTCATTTAATTCAATTTCGAAATCCTGCTTCAAATAATTAAATAATCCATACATCTCCCCTATTTTTTCATTGGCAATTCGATAAGCAAAAAATTTATCAGGGATGTTTTCATCCAAGTGATAATTTTCATATTCCAACAACTGTAACGTGATACCCTTATGCTTCCTCAACTTACTTGGATCAAATGAAGGTATTTCATTGAACTGATAATTTAACTCTTCACCTAGTTCCCAATCTATACTCTTCTCCGCAATTTCAAATAGTTTCAGCAAATCGCTCACAACTATACTATTTTCATTTCCTGCAGTTGCTTCTTGCTCTAATGCATTTTGATACTGTTTGAAACTATGCCGCGACAATTCCTGAAAGTTGTTCTCTTTTTCTATCAAATAAATCAAACGGGATTGCTCTTCTGTAAACCGATGCCGGTCTAAATCCTCAACAGCAAGAATGATTTCTCCAGCCTGATTTTTAGCAAAATCAAGATAATGATTAGAAACTGCAAAAGGCAAATCTAAATCTGTCCCAGTAGAATCGATATGAATAAATTCACTTAAAGCTAAATATTCCTGATAATCGAAAGATATTCCCAACTTCTTTGCATACCAGTCTTCCTGGTCGCCTTTTGAATAAATTGTACCCGAATCATGCATATTCCTTTCTAAAATTTCATGTTCTTTATTAACAAGTAAATATTCCTCGATATAGTCCTGTTTGCTAATTTCAAGCTCTTGGAACATCTTCTCAAAATATTGTTTTAATAGTGGATTTTGCATATCATATGTAATTTGCTCTTCTAAAATTTTCAGCTGTAATTGGCGCTTTTCATCACTTAACGTAATATTTTGCTGCTGTAAATAATCGATCAGTGCATATTTAGATATCGCTTCATTCAGTGCAGAAGACTTTACCGCTTCTTTTGATCGTATATTTCCGTCTCGGTAGAATTTCTCATATTGATTAATTTTTAAATATGTCTCGATTAGGGATTTTTTATAATCTTGACTTTCCGCAAGAACGTTCACTTGTTCATCGCTTTCCTTACTTTGCTTTTTCTCATAAAACGTTGCAAACAAACCAGCCAATACTAAAATAATAATAATTCCCCATGTTAATAATCTTTTTTTCTTAGTACTTAAACTATGTACTTTTCTTATTGGAATCTCAACCTTCCTTCAGTTTTCCATAAATTATATCATTATATGTAAATATTTGTCATACAAATAAAAAGCTGCGTACAATGATACGCAGCTTCGGAATTTGTACGATTATAGTTTGATTACATTAGATGCTTGTGGTCCACGGTTGCCATCTACAACTTCGAATTCCACTTGTTGTCCTTCTTCTAATGTCTTGAAACCTTCACCTTGAATTGCAGAGAAGTGTACGAATACATCGTTTTCCCCTTCTACTTCGATGAAGCCAAAACCTTTTTCTGAGTTAAACCATTTTACTGTACCTTGTTTCATCAATAAATACCTCCAAAAATAAAAGTTAACAATTAAAAAACCAAATAAAAAAACACATATTACAAGAGTACCGATCCACTAACTCGATTACTGTTTGTAATATGTGAAGCCATTGTATTCGGTCAATCTTTCAATTGTTAAATATAGTATATATATCATAATAATGACTGTCAATTACCATTTGGTAAATTAAGCAAATTTTCAATCAAATGTAATTATTGTGTAATAGCTTCTGGCGTTAATACGATAATGCCATGGTAAATTTGGGCATCATCATCACAGGCTTCACAAAATTCACATTCGTCTTCAGACCAAAATGCATAAAATCGTTCATTTTTATGTGCTTCAAACTCATATTTGTTTCGAAACTGAGCAAGCAAATGATTCAATGCCATTTGGAATTGATGCTCTGTATCATATTGCTCCGTTGATACGATATACTCTTCCCAACCGTCAAATTGCCACCAAGGCTCATAATCTGCCTTCATATAAATAATTTTATACATATACATTATCCTTTCTTTCTCTATATTTTATACACTTTTGTCCGCGATGTCTAATAATGCTCATTATAAAAAGGGTAAGTATGGAAATCATAATAATTGTCCGGTTTTTCAAATCTTTTTACTTTTTAATAGAGCGAAAACTTGTTACGATTAGTAAAAAGCCGTTATTACAATTTCGTTTGAAATATGTGATTTGAAATAATTAATTTCGCTGATTTTTCTGCAATAAAGTAAGTAATACTGAAACTTTTTTACGTTTCATACGTATCAATAGTATCGAGTAAAGGAGGTATGAAAATGCTTGGTCCTATAAATTTTCTAACACGGCATCTAATTAATGTATTAGTTTTTTCGACAGCAGCCACACTTACGTTTGTTAATTTTACCGGCATAACTACGATGCTGGCATTACCTCTTGGAGCGGCAGCATATTTCATAAGTAATAAAGTTACTTACGCCATTCAGAAAACAACACAGAGTAAAAAAATTGGGCTTCCCAAATCGGAATACAATTTAATCGAAGCACAATTAAAACAGGCCCGTTCACATATTCAGGCATTAAATCAGCAGTATGTCAGAGTGCGTTCGGTACGTTCCTTCAAACAAATAAATGAAATGTCTAAATTGGCAAAACGCATTATCAATATTGTGCAGACAAACCCGCACAAGTTCTATGCGGTGGAAGATTTCTTCTATGCACACTTGCCGTCAGCCGTACAGCTTTCCGATAAATACACGTTGCTGACAAAAGAACAAGTACCTGGT belongs to Solibacillus sp. FSL W7-1436 and includes:
- a CDS encoding cold-shock protein, translating into MKQGTVKWFNSEKGFGFIEVEGENDVFVHFSAIQGEGFKTLEEGQQVEFEVVDGNRGPQASNVIKL
- a CDS encoding DUF1033 family protein; translation: MYKIIYMKADYEPWWQFDGWEEYIVSTEQYDTEHQFQMALNHLLAQFRNKYEFEAHKNERFYAFWSEDECEFCEACDDDAQIYHGIIVLTPEAITQ
- a CDS encoding 5-bromo-4-chloroindolyl phosphate hydrolysis family protein — encoded protein: MLGPINFLTRHLINVLVFSTAATLTFVNFTGITTMLALPLGAAAYFISNKVTYAIQKTTQSKKIGLPKSEYNLIEAQLKQARSHIQALNQQYVRVRSVRSFKQINEMSKLAKRIINIVQTNPHKFYAVEDFFYAHLPSAVQLSDKYTLLTKEQVPGTEVHLALEDTRRTLKELQITMESDLKSALSSDIENLKIELDFAKLSNEKRKDRLKIGGE